The sequence below is a genomic window from Setaria italica strain Yugu1 chromosome IV, Setaria_italica_v2.0, whole genome shotgun sequence.
TCTCTTGGCTGGTTGatttcggaaaaaaaataaagacaaccgagtcatggTAAGCAATTTTAATATGGTAACTAAGTTTCATCGAGGCAcctactctctccgtcccaaattactattcgttttgattttctaaatacataacttttactatacatctaaatatatattatgtctagatacgtagcaaaagtatgcacctagaaaagcaaaaataaatagtaatttgggatggagggagcaaTTACTAAGTGAAAGGCTTCGTACAACCAAAACATGAACTGATGCCACACCTCTAGATTGTCATAACCAAGATGATACATAAAGAGAACTTGGAATTTGTcataatcatgtgagggttcaggTCGCTCTGGACCATGAGCATAACAGTTATAACAGTTTTTAGGCAGAGGTTGTATAACTTCACTCAGAGCCATGATTCCCGTTTGCCAGGGGTTGCAAGTCCCTTCAACACTTCTAAGGTAAGCGGCTGGATTTCGCTACAATACTTTTACAAAGAGTATTCCATTGTGTGCATTACCCCTGTGAGGTTTCGCCATTACTACCCCTCTTGAGCCGTACCGGATCTAGGAAATCTCTCACAAGCATTGCATGCCTAAAACAACATTGGAATCCCCAAATTAGTCAGACAAGTCCATAGCCTATGTAGATCTCGTGGTTGCAAGTGCTCGCTCCATATACTGGTGCTTATAGAAATCGATTCAGGCATGACAAGCACTTCAGACAAACATATCAGAACCATCAAACCAAACGTACCATGCCACATGCACAAGCCCCTAAGAATCCATGTTACTAGAACATACCCAACATGTTGTATATATCAGTAGTTAAGATTAAATTAAGGAACCGAGGCCATACTCATCCTGTagagcaactaagcaagcaagtaCTACCCAACAAAAGGGTAAAAGCCCAAGAATGTCAAGAAATACTAAGTataaccttaataggacccatcatatTACAAAATGTGTAATTCCTTAGTCCCTTTTCTTAAAACGTGATGTTTATAGGTACTTTTCCTCAGTTCAGATGTCAGTAGGAATATTCCTAGTGTACTTAGAAATCATGGCTGATGGATGGGCTTGGAGTGCCACGATCACGATGAGATGGTAACAGTTATACATGAGAGACCTGTGAAGTGAAGGTATGCATCTCCAAGAGAAGAGTGGGCGCAATTGTGCGCAAGATGGAAATAGAAGATGTGCAGGACTAAGTTGTATAGAGGCTTGGCCATGCCCCATCCTGTAACAAAGGGGCTAGAAGAACCGCCTTCTATTGGTTCAGTGATCATGCTAGCCTGATGCTCAATGCTCAACAACAGGAGTGGCACAAAGCTAGTGGTCCTCCTTTACTCTCTCCACGTACCGAATGAATTACACCTTGTTTATGTTCAGCCTTGGTACAATGAATCTGGTTTCTCGATACCTCCTATGCCTCTTATTGGACCTTACGTAAGGTACAACATCCTGAAATTGTTATCTGGCTTCCTATACCACTCTGTTTCCATGGTAGAACCCTAGTTACTAATTGCTGGAAGCATGGTTCTTGCATTTAACTATGCATACATATGCTTGATATTTATGTTTCAATCCTCAGTGCTCGTAAGTGTCAACGTAATTAAGTGACCCACCAACCATTATTTGATATTTAGGATTCAGGATAAGTTACAATCAGTACCTGACTTTTGACAGTTGAGATGTATGGAACAAAAAAAATACCTCTCAATGAAAACTATGAATCGTAGATATATCTCGTGAAACGTCGAGAACTATCAGCATATATCTCTTTACAGAATGCTCTCTACTTCTCTTTGGAAATAAACATACCTTAAAAGCATGTTTTGTGGGCGGTGATGGCCCCCATTATGGTACCATCTGGTCTTGCACCTGAGACGTGGATCAGTAGTTCAGTACCATCATGTATTCTGCTGTTGATGTATCTTAATTACATAGTTACATGACGTGACAGTGCTACTCACAGAATTGGTAAATTCTTTTGCCGCTGGAGAAAGGAACCATTACTAGTTTCTTGGCACAATACTTGCATTGTGAGCTGAGATGTTAACAGAGATAGTTACAAGTGCATGCCGTGCTACATATCAATCTGTTAACTGCTCACGATAGCAGCAATGCCAGGTGTTGCAATGGCTATGCGTGTCAGTGTTACGCCCTGCGTCTGCGGCCCTGCTTTCTGGATACTGATGATACTAACGGTTGTGCACAAGCAGGGGCCTAAAGCGCCACGCAACTTTACGCTGTCGCGGTTGAACCGTCATTCTGGTAGTGCATGTCCTTGCAAGCTCAGCTCCCCTGAGTGACCAGTGGAGCACAGCTTCTTGCAACATGAAAGCAGCGGCGTGTGAGCAGCTCGTGAAGAGATTACGAATTCTCTATGCCTCCTTTTCCTAGTGAACCTCATTTTCTTAATATCCTGGTCTGTTTGCACCAGCCTGCTGCAAGGAGCAAGTTGATATGCATAGATATGGGCTGAAATGCCTGGTATATATACGAGAAATTGGCTGATCCGAGTACAAAGGATCATGACTTGTAGCATGAGAAATTTACCTACCTTAAGTCATCGTGGTTGATGGCGATTACTGTTAGGATAACAATACTGTCTGTATTATTAGTCATTGATATTCCGTTACATTTGGAACTACTACCAAACAattttttcttctaattttCAAAtaataaaatagtatttgattAGTGCACCCACTGCTCTCTGGTACTTTTTGTGGTGCCACAATCTACTAAATTTGATTTTTTAGGTAGCAAAGTGGACTCAATTCTTGGGGTTAAACAGAGGAACTAATTTTCCCCTTTCAGAATTAAACATCAATGCAGTGTAGAGCTTTTCACGGTTGTTGGAAGTTGGAACGAGCACAACAAGATCGTTAAGGTATTGCTTCCTCCCAGCTTCCAGGAACTAACACAGAAACCGTCAAGAGTGACAAGTCAGCAGCAGCGACCCGCGAGTCAAGGACTTCTCTACATTTCCCAGCTTCTCGCCAGCTTCCTTCCGATAAGAAAGGAAACTAGGAAAAGGACCTGAAAGCAGTGCAATAATGCAAGGACGAATCGATTCCGAGATAGAACAACCCTCTTGGCTGCTGCCGCGCAGGGGAGGACGAGCTCGTCGCATCGCCGACTCGCCGTCACCGAGGCCGTCGAGGTGAGCAGGAGAAGatgccgctgccaccgccggcgaccGCTGGCCCGAGAGCCCCGGCGCACCCATGCTTGAGGACTCACGGGAAGGAAGTCGCTAGGCTGCACCTGTTCGACTGGATCGTGCTGGTGCTCCTTGTTGCCACGTACGCCGTGCTCGGCTTGATCCAGCCCTTCCACCGGTTCGTCGCAGAAGACATGATGGCGACCCTCCGGTACCCCATGAAGGACAACACCGTGCCCGGCTGGGCCGTGCCGGTACACAGAGACACCTCATCTTCTGCAAAAGATCATGTTCGGGATATCATACATACCGATGAAATTGAAATTTTGTAACAGCAGTTTTTGCTGATTTTAATGCAGATTATTGCCATTGTTGTGCCGATGGTGTTCGTTATTGGAATATACATGAAGAGGAGAAACGTTTATGACCTGCATCACGGCATTCTTGGCAAGTTTCTTATGCTagctaaatttatttttttttctactagAGTTGTGCCTGGTGTGGTCATTACTCATAGCTCATTTCTGACGTGCACACAATATATGTGGCAGGCCTTTTGTTTTCTGTTCTTATAACAGCCGTCCTGACTGTCGCCATCAAGGATGCTGtaggccggccgcgcccggacTTCTTCTGGCGCTGCTTTCCTGATGGAGTGCCGGTGAGTTCTATTCTAACCTCATTACTTCAATGACATGATCTTTCATAAAGTTCTTTAATTTCCACAGCTTCTTCAGAGATAGCTTGCTTGTTCCTCCTGGTCGCCACTGTAAAATCTATGTGGTTCACTTGTAACTCTGACTAATGATTTACCTGAACACTTCATTTTAGAAGTATAACAACATCACGGGAGATGTCATGTGCCACGGAAATCCGAGTGTAATCAAAGAGGGGCACAAGAGCTTCCCAAGTGGGCATGCTTCAGGTAAGTGATTGCCTACAATTTCTGAAATCCCCTCTCTGAATACAGTTTGACACTTTTCTGGCGTATTTTATCCATTTTCCCAGATGCTCACCCTTATAGAATGACTAGTTGTCTTTCT
It includes:
- the LOC101771874 gene encoding lipid phosphate phosphatase 2 isoform X1; amino-acid sequence: MPLPPPATAGPRAPAHPCLRTHGKEVARLHLFDWIVLVLLVATYAVLGLIQPFHRFVAEDMMATLRYPMKDNTVPGWAVPIIAIVVPMVFVIGIYMKRRNVYDLHHGILGLLFSVLITAVLTVAIKDAVGRPRPDFFWRCFPDGVPKYNNITGDVMCHGNPSVIKEGHKSFPSGHASGSFAGLGFLSWYLAGKIKVFDRRGHVAKLCIVLLPLLLASMVAVSRVSDYWHHWQDVFAGGVLGLVVASFCYLQFFPLPYSEHGFWPHAHFEHIRRAAGESQEQSTTNLNIHHQSPFLDISQSSDMRTTSQALDSMEEGSRDHRISY
- the LOC101771874 gene encoding lipid phosphate phosphatase 2 isoform X2: MPLPPPATAGPRAPAHPCLRTHGKEVARLHLFDWIVLVLLVATYAVLGLIQPFHRFVAEDMMATLRYPMKDNTVPGWAVPIIAIVVPMVFVIGIYMKRRNVYDLHHGILGLLFSVLITAVLTVAIKDAVGRPRPDFFWRCFPDGVPYNNITGDVMCHGNPSVIKEGHKSFPSGHASGSFAGLGFLSWYLAGKIKVFDRRGHVAKLCIVLLPLLLASMVAVSRVSDYWHHWQDVFAGGVLGLVVASFCYLQFFPLPYSEHGFWPHAHFEHIRRAAGESQEQSTTNLNIHHQSPFLDISQSSDMRTTSQALDSMEEGSRDHRISY